The Chanos chanos chromosome 16, fChaCha1.1, whole genome shotgun sequence genome has a window encoding:
- the ppp4ca gene encoding serine/threonine-protein phosphatase 4 catalytic subunit A isoform X1, translated as MCIIMGDISDLDRQIEQLRRCELIKENEVKALCAKAREILVEESNVQRVDSPVTVCGDIHGQFYDLKELFRVGGDVPETNYLFMGDFVDRGFYSVETFLLLLALKVRYPDRITLIRGNHESRQITQVYGFYDECLRKYGSVTVWRYCTEIFDYLSLSAIIDGKIFCVHGGLSPSIQTLDQIRTIDRKQEVPHDGPMCDLLWSDPEDTTGWGVSPRGAGYLFGSDVVAQFNAANDIHMICRAHQLVMEGYKWHFNETVLTVWSAPNYCYRCGNVAAILELDEHLQKEFIIFEAAPQETRGIPSKKPVADYFL; from the exons atgtgtataatCATGGGTGACATCAGTGACCTGGACCGACAAATCGAGCAGCTCCGACGGTGTGAGCTCATCAAAGAAAATGAAGTCAAAGCGCTTTGTGCTAAAGCCAG GGAAATACTGGTAGAGGAGAGTAATGTTCAGAGAGTGGATTCcccagtgaca gTATGCGGTGACATTCACGGGCAGTTTTATGACCTGAAGGAGTTATTCAGG GTAGGGGGAGATGTTCCAGAAACAAACTACCTTTTTATGGGAGATTTTGTCGACAGAGGGTTCTACAGTGTGGAGACCTTTCTGCTGCTCTTGGCGTTGAAG GTGCGATACCCAGACAGAATAACACTGATCAGGGGGAACCACGAGTCCCGGCAGATCACGCAGGTGTACGGTTTCTATGACGAGTGTCTACGGAAGTACGGCTCCGTCACCGTCTGGCGATACTGCACGGAGATCTTCGACTACCTGTCGCTGTCGGCCATCATCGATGGCAAG atatTTTGTGTGCATGGAGGCCTCTCACCTTCCATTCAAACTTTGGACCAGATCAGAACTATTGACAGGAAGCAAGAAGTGCCTCATGATGGGCCCATGTGTGACCTGCTGTGGTCAGACCCAGAAG acaCTACAGGCTGGGGAGTGAGTCCCAGAGGGGCGGGCTATCTGTTTGGCAGTGACGTCGTTGCTCAGTTCAATGCGGCGAATGACATCCACATGATCTGCAGAGCACATCAGCTCGTCATGGAGGGCTACAAGTGGCACTTCAATGAGACAGTATTAACCGTGTGGTCTGCACCCAACTACtgctacag GTGTGGTAATGTGGCAGCCATTCTGGAGCTAGATGAGCATCTGCAGAAAGAGTTCATCATATTCGAAGCTGCCCCTCAGGAAACGAGAGGCATCCCTTCCAAGAAGCCCGTGGCCGACTACTTCCTCTGA
- the LOC115829513 gene encoding fructose-bisphosphate aldolase A, which produces MPHAYPFLTPEQKKELSDIAHRIVAPGKGILAADESTGSVAKRFQSINAENTEENRRLYRQLLFTADDRVKPCIGGVIFFHETLYQKTDDGKLFPQLIKERGMVVGIKVDKGVVPLAGTNGETTTQGLDGLYERCAQYKKDGADFAKWRCVLKITPTTPSHLAIIENANVLARYASICQMHGIVPIVEPEILPDGDHDLKRCQYVTEKVLAAVYKALSDHHVYLEGTLLKPNMVTAGHSHAHKNTPQEIAMATVTALRRTVPPAVPGVTFLSGGQSEEEATINLNAINQCPLHKPWALTFSYGRALQASALKAWGGKKENGKACQEEYVKRALNNSQAAVGKYVSKGDKGAAAGESLFVANHAY; this is translated from the exons ATGCCTCACGCTTATCCTTTCCTCACTCCCGAGCAAAAGAAGGAGCTCAGCGACATCGCTCATAGGATTGTCGCTCCAGGCAAAGGCATCCTTGCCGCCGACGAGTCCACAG GTAGCGTCGCTAAGCGCTTCCAGAGCATCAATGCtgagaacacagaggagaacaggaggcTCTACCGCCAGCTGCTCTTCACCGCCGACGACCGTGTCAAGCCCTGCATTGGTGGCGTCATCTTCTTCCACGAGACCCTCTACCAGAAGACCGATGACGGAAAGCTGTTCCCTCAGCTCATTAAGGAGAGAGGCATGGTCGTGGGCATCAAAGTAGACAAAGGCGTGGTTCCATTGGCTGGTACCAACGGAGAGACCACCACTCAGG GTCTGGATGGGCTGTATGAGCGTTGTGCTCAGTACAAGAAGGACGGTGCTGACTTTGCTAAGTGGCGCTGTGTGCTGAAGatcacccccaccaccccatcTCACCTGGCCATCATTGAGAATGCTAACGTGCTTGCTCGCTATGCTAGCATCTGTCAGATG catgGCATTGTGCCCATTGTGGAGCCTGAGATTCTGCCCGATGGAGACCACGATCTGAAGAGGTGCCAGTACGTGACAGAGAAGGTCCTGGCAGCTGTGTACAAGGCCCTGTCTGATCACCACGTCTACCTGGAGGGCACCCTGCTGAAGCCCAACATGGTGACAGCTggacactcacacgcacacaagaaCACTCCCCAGGAGATCGCCATGGCAACCGTCACCGCTCTGCGTCGCACTGTTCCCCCAGCCGTCCCTG GTGTCACTTTCCTGTCTGGAGgccagagtgaggaggaggcCACCATCAACCTGAACGCCATTAACCAGTGCCCCCTGCATAAGCCATGGGCTCTGACTTTCTCCTATGGCCGCGCTCTGCAGGCCTCTGCACTCAAAGCCTGGggaggaaagaaggagaatGGGAAGGCCTGCCAGGAGGAATACGTGAAGAGAGCTCTT aATAACAGCCAGGCTGCCGTTGGCAAGTACGTCTCTAAGGGAGACAAAGGTGCTGCTGCTGGAGAGTCTCTGTTTGTGGCCAACCACGCCTATTAA
- the ppp4ca gene encoding serine/threonine-protein phosphatase 4 catalytic subunit A isoform X2 produces MCIIMGDISDLDRQIEQLRRCELIKENEVKALCAKAREILVEESNVQRVDSPVTVCGDIHGQFYDLKELFRVRYPDRITLIRGNHESRQITQVYGFYDECLRKYGSVTVWRYCTEIFDYLSLSAIIDGKIFCVHGGLSPSIQTLDQIRTIDRKQEVPHDGPMCDLLWSDPEDTTGWGVSPRGAGYLFGSDVVAQFNAANDIHMICRAHQLVMEGYKWHFNETVLTVWSAPNYCYRCGNVAAILELDEHLQKEFIIFEAAPQETRGIPSKKPVADYFL; encoded by the exons atgtgtataatCATGGGTGACATCAGTGACCTGGACCGACAAATCGAGCAGCTCCGACGGTGTGAGCTCATCAAAGAAAATGAAGTCAAAGCGCTTTGTGCTAAAGCCAG GGAAATACTGGTAGAGGAGAGTAATGTTCAGAGAGTGGATTCcccagtgaca gTATGCGGTGACATTCACGGGCAGTTTTATGACCTGAAGGAGTTATTCAGG GTGCGATACCCAGACAGAATAACACTGATCAGGGGGAACCACGAGTCCCGGCAGATCACGCAGGTGTACGGTTTCTATGACGAGTGTCTACGGAAGTACGGCTCCGTCACCGTCTGGCGATACTGCACGGAGATCTTCGACTACCTGTCGCTGTCGGCCATCATCGATGGCAAG atatTTTGTGTGCATGGAGGCCTCTCACCTTCCATTCAAACTTTGGACCAGATCAGAACTATTGACAGGAAGCAAGAAGTGCCTCATGATGGGCCCATGTGTGACCTGCTGTGGTCAGACCCAGAAG acaCTACAGGCTGGGGAGTGAGTCCCAGAGGGGCGGGCTATCTGTTTGGCAGTGACGTCGTTGCTCAGTTCAATGCGGCGAATGACATCCACATGATCTGCAGAGCACATCAGCTCGTCATGGAGGGCTACAAGTGGCACTTCAATGAGACAGTATTAACCGTGTGGTCTGCACCCAACTACtgctacag GTGTGGTAATGTGGCAGCCATTCTGGAGCTAGATGAGCATCTGCAGAAAGAGTTCATCATATTCGAAGCTGCCCCTCAGGAAACGAGAGGCATCCCTTCCAAGAAGCCCGTGGCCGACTACTTCCTCTGA
- the cln3 gene encoding battenin, whose amino-acid sequence MDRSESVNADPVMVSNNEVDRCRYWRNWTGFWWLGLCNNFAYVVMLSAAHDILKQQEKQNATSPTPPTDLHSGVGNSSNSSRYDCNPISTAAVLLADILPTLFIKLTAPFFIHKVPYGFRVLVCVSTAATSFLVVSFSSTVWMSILGVVFASVSSGLGELSFLSLSVYFDRDVLAGWGSGTGGAGVAGALIYSAVTQAGVPPRVTLQIMLVVPAAMVLSYFFLLVFPPVFPQWRPGSLSVDGDSRERRPLMEDSDDEEQSAEEQLPEDKHIGPLTFGDKLRIIKDLLKFIFPLGMVYFAEYFINQGLLELLYFPISRLSHAEQYRWYQTLYQVGVLVSRSSLCCLKIRKLWVLSLLQCVNAVFLGLAVYYQFLPNVWVVFIIILYEGLLGGAAYVNTFYFISKETDERGREFAMATASVGDSLGIALSGAAAFPVHNYFCSL is encoded by the exons ATGGACCGCTCAGAGAGCGTTAACGCCGATCCAGTTATGGTCAGCAACAACGAAG TAGATCGCTGTCGTTACTGGAGGAATTGGACAGGTTTTTG GTGGCTTGGCCTTTGTAACAATTTTGCCTATGTGGTGATGCTAAGTGCTGCACACgatattttaaaacaacaagAGAAGCAGAACGCCACATCTCCT ACCCCACCTACCGACCTGCACTCTGGAGTCGGGAATAGTAGCAATAGCAGCCGCTATGATTGCAACCCTATCTCCACAGCG GCTGTACTGCTGGCTGACATTCTCCCCACTCTCTTCATTAAACTCACCGCGCCTTTCTTCATACACAAAGTTCCTTATGG TTTtcgtgttttggtgtgtgtcagcACGGCTGCGACCAGCTTCCTCGTGGtgtctttctcctccactgtgTGGATGAGCATATTGG GTGTTGTCTTTGCCAGTGTGAGCTCAGGCCTGGGTGaactctccttcctctccctctctgtctatttcGACAG GGATGTGTTGGCAGGATGGGGTTCAGGGACAGGCGGAGCGGGTGTCGCGGGAGCCCTCATATACTCCGCTGTCACGCAGGCCGGCGTGCCACCGCGGGTTACGCTGCAGATCATGCTGGTGGTCCCTGCTGCCATGGTCCTCAG ttacTTCTTCCTGCTGGTTTTCCCTCCAGTATTTCCACAGTGGAGGCCTGGTTCGCTCTCTGTCGACGGGGACTCGCGGGAAAGACGACCACTAATGGAGGATTCTGATGACGAAGAGCAGTCAGCGGAAGAACAGCTGCCAG AGGACAAACATATCGGGCCCCTGACGTTCGGTGACAAACTACGCATCATAAAA GACTTGCTGAAGTTCATTTTTCCTCTGGGTATGGTCTACTTCgctgaatatttcattaatcAGGGTCTG TTGGAGCTGCTTTATTTTCCAATATCCAGACTGTCCCATGCAGAGCAGTATCGCTG gtatcAGACTCTGTACCAGGTTGGGGTGTTAGTCTCTCGCTCCTCGCTGTGCTGTCTGAAGATCAGGAAACTCTGGGTTCTGTCACTGTTGCAG TGTGTGAATGCCGTGTTCCTGGGTTTGGCTGTATATTATCAGTTCCTGCCAaatgtgtgggttgtgtttatCATCATCCTCTATGAGGGTTTACTTGGAGGAGCAGCTTATGTTAACACCTTTTACTTCATCAGCAaggag ACCGACGAGCGAGGAAGAGAGTTTGCCATGGCGACGGCCAGTGTTGGTGACAGCCTGGGCATCGCACTTTCTGGAGCTGCCGCTTTCCCTGTCCACAATTACTTTTGCTCACTCTAA